Part of the Microaerobacter geothermalis genome, ATTTTAGGGATGGAACGGATAAATTCATCATAAGGCAATTGATCCACCGATACGACGTTTATTTGGACAAACGTTCTTAATTGTGCTGAAAAATAAGTAGTTAAAAGTCTGGCAAAATTTTCGTGTATCCGTGTCAGACTTCGTATCTGATCCTTCGAAAAACGGAGAGCCCTCTTAAAGTCATATACCTTAATCCGCTTTCCGGTTTCTTCTTTCTTTAATTCTTCAGCATCCATTTCTCCAGAAGAAAGGGCTTCTAGAATAGCATCTATTTCATTTTGGGACAAAACCTCCGTCATGGGCTCACCTCCAGTTTTAAGGACGTATCATGGTTTGACTTAGACTATTGGAGGATTTTCTTGGTAGTATATACCTTCACAATTTTCCCTTCCTGCATGACCTCATTAATCCGATTCATGATCATGGCTTCCAAAGCATTTAATCCCTCTTCTCCTTTGATATCATCCGGAGTGAGGGAGGATAAAATGGAAATAATGGTATAGTTCACTTGAAACAATCTCTTTTCCAACTCTGCCTTTGCTTTTTCATTGGATACTTGCAGCTTGAATTGGATACGGATAATATCGCCC contains:
- the fliL gene encoding flagellar basal body-associated protein FliL, which codes for MFRHKLFNMALIIMIAITLLSIVTFLLWKNYFQVPVNQQAEGAKAPSIDQVLALTVDTEEITTDLYTGDIIRIQFKLQVSNEKAKAELEKRLFQVNYTIISILSSLTPDDIKGEEGLNALEAMIMNRINEVMQEGKIVKVYTTKKILQ